A section of the Leptotrichia sp. HSP-342 genome encodes:
- a CDS encoding UbiA family prenyltransferase, with product MSQSNINSKKSITQNIKNFKIYLNERFPLGKNSFFVLIFTLSGYIYTSLLYNSKIMYLFTNGVKIGIFQYKIIALFIIIFMFFFQLRITDEFKDYEEDLKYRAYRPVQRGIISLKTLGKTGIVTVIIQIMLAYVIDFKIIYFMIIVWFYMFLMAKEFFIKEWLTKRILIYALSHVVIMIFITLVIVNATQYIILGEAENIFKFGALQWYRHNIDIALIPLFALNYLNGIVLEIGRKTRRADEEEHGVQTYSKLWGRKKAVIILSLLFIIEYFFVILGLAHTYKEYFFFGGLTLLVILVVSIYFMVKFLKKDLSGKIVETVSGLWIIFSSMCMGLLPYFVFSLINSNFNHL from the coding sequence ATGAGTCAAAGTAATATAAATTCAAAAAAATCAATAACCCAGAATATTAAAAACTTCAAAATATATCTGAATGAACGGTTTCCATTAGGAAAAAACTCTTTTTTCGTATTGATTTTTACTCTGTCAGGATACATTTATACAAGTTTGTTATACAATTCAAAAATTATGTATCTTTTTACAAACGGAGTTAAAATAGGGATATTTCAATATAAAATAATCGCTCTATTTATCATAATTTTTATGTTTTTCTTTCAATTAAGAATTACAGATGAATTTAAGGATTATGAGGAAGACTTAAAATACAGGGCTTACCGTCCTGTTCAAAGAGGTATAATTTCCTTAAAAACATTAGGAAAAACAGGAATTGTAACTGTTATAATACAAATAATGCTTGCGTATGTTATAGATTTTAAAATTATATATTTTATGATAATAGTATGGTTTTATATGTTTTTAATGGCAAAGGAATTTTTTATAAAAGAGTGGCTTACAAAAAGAATTTTAATTTATGCTCTATCTCACGTTGTAATAATGATTTTTATTACTCTTGTTATTGTAAATGCTACACAATATATCATATTAGGCGAAGCAGAAAATATTTTTAAATTTGGAGCGTTGCAATGGTATAGACATAATATCGATATTGCCCTAATTCCTCTTTTTGCATTAAATTATCTAAACGGAATTGTTCTAGAAATTGGAAGAAAAACGAGAAGAGCTGATGAAGAGGAACATGGAGTGCAAACATATAGCAAACTTTGGGGAAGAAAAAAGGCTGTGATTATTTTAAGCCTACTTTTTATTATTGAATATTTTTTTGTTATTCTTGGGCTTGCCCATACCTATAAAGAATATTTTTTCTTTGGTGGATTGACATTGCTTGTAATATTAGTAGTTTCAATATATTTTATGGTAAAATTTTTGAAAAAGGATTTATCAGGAAAGATTGTAGAAACTGTGTCGGGACTTTGGATTATTTTTTCAAGTATGTGCATGGGGCTTCTTCCGTATTTTGTATTTAGTTTAATAAACAGTAACTTTAACCATCTATAA
- the murQ gene encoding N-acetylmuramic acid 6-phosphate etherase — MIELEKLSTEENNPNSKDIELQDSLEVVRRINEEDKKVAFCVEKELESISRLIDAILSRYKKETRIIYVGAGTSGRLGILDASECPPTYGVSFEKVQGIIAGGNEAIFKAKENAEDSPELGKQDLININLTENDVVIGLAASGRTPYVLGAIEYANSIGAVTGSITCSKNSDLSKVSQYPIEVPVGAEIVTGSTRMKAGTAQKMILNMISTALMIKLGKVFSGYMVDVKTSNQKLVERAKRIIMKTTGTDYEIASSVLEKAGNDVKTAIAMILLDIDRDMATEKLKQYDNNVAKLIHEYSEKNI; from the coding sequence ATGATTGAACTTGAAAAATTGTCTACTGAAGAAAATAATCCTAATAGCAAGGATATTGAATTACAGGATAGCCTTGAAGTTGTGAGAAGGATAAATGAGGAAGACAAGAAAGTGGCGTTTTGCGTAGAAAAAGAATTAGAGAGCATTTCACGGCTGATAGATGCTATTTTGTCAAGATATAAAAAAGAAACAAGGATAATATATGTTGGAGCAGGAACATCGGGAAGGCTTGGAATTCTTGATGCGTCAGAATGTCCTCCTACTTACGGAGTTTCCTTTGAAAAAGTTCAAGGAATAATTGCCGGTGGAAATGAAGCGATATTCAAAGCTAAGGAAAATGCTGAAGATAGCCCAGAACTAGGAAAACAGGATTTGATAAACATTAATCTTACAGAAAATGATGTAGTTATTGGGCTTGCTGCTTCTGGCAGAACTCCCTATGTCTTAGGGGCAATAGAATATGCAAACAGCATTGGTGCAGTTACTGGAAGTATAACTTGCTCAAAAAATTCTGATTTATCCAAAGTCAGCCAATATCCGATAGAAGTCCCTGTTGGTGCTGAAATTGTGACAGGCTCTACCAGAATGAAAGCAGGAACAGCCCAGAAGATGATACTTAATATGATTTCTACTGCACTTATGATAAAACTTGGAAAAGTATTTTCAGGCTACATGGTGGATGTAAAAACTTCCAATCAGAAACTGGTTGAGCGGGCGAAAAGAATAATAATGAAAACTACTGGGACTGATTATGAAATTGCAAGTTCTGTTTTGGAAAAAGCTGGAAATGATGTAAAAACAGCTATTGCTATGATACTTTTGGATATTGATAGAGATATGGCAACAGAAAAATTAAAACAATACGATAATAATGTAGCAAAATTGATACATGAATATTCTGAAAAAAATATTTAG
- a CDS encoding PTS lactose/cellobiose transporter subunit IIA, whose protein sequence is MDKEQMELVVFEIVNSAGMAKGMAYEALSEAEKGDFEKAENLLKEADEALLSAHNVQTEIIQAEVNGKGITPSVLFVHSQDHLMTAIEAKTLIEGMIKMYRRIDKLEKQ, encoded by the coding sequence ATGGACAAGGAACAAATGGAATTAGTCGTCTTTGAAATTGTAAATAGTGCCGGAATGGCAAAAGGAATGGCTTATGAAGCATTAAGCGAGGCAGAAAAAGGGGATTTTGAAAAAGCTGAAAATTTATTGAAAGAAGCTGATGAAGCTCTGCTATCGGCTCACAATGTTCAGACGGAAATAATTCAGGCAGAAGTAAATGGCAAAGGTATTACACCTTCAGTCCTATTCGTTCACTCACAGGATCATTTGATGACAGCAATTGAGGCGAAAACGTTAATTGAGGGTATGATAAAAATGTATAGAAGAATCGATAAACTTGAAAAGCAATAG
- a CDS encoding PTS sugar transporter subunit IIB: protein MKVLFVCSLGMSSAVAVKALEKEANAKGVEIEVKAVSTQQFEEEVKNGYDVAMVAPQIRHRFDTLNAQASEAGVPCAMITPQGYSPLGGPKLLKQIQELTQNK from the coding sequence ATGAAAGTATTATTTGTATGTTCATTAGGAATGTCTAGTGCGGTAGCAGTAAAGGCTCTTGAAAAAGAAGCAAATGCAAAAGGCGTAGAAATTGAAGTGAAGGCTGTGAGTACACAGCAGTTTGAAGAAGAAGTAAAAAATGGATATGACGTGGCAATGGTTGCCCCTCAAATAAGACACAGATTTGATACACTAAATGCCCAAGCAAGCGAAGCAGGTGTACCGTGTGCAATGATTACTCCACAAGGGTACAGCCCGCTTGGAGGCCCAAAACTATTAAAACAGATTCAGGAATTAACACAAAATAAATAA
- a CDS encoding DUF871 domain-containing protein produces the protein MRKLGISIYPGKTTEEELISYIDKSFDAGFSRIFSCLLSSTEDKEIILKKFKKINYYAKEKGFEIILDVNPKVFDDLGISYDNLAFFKEMGADGIRLDIGFTGLQESIMTFNKENLKIEINMSNDTHYIDTIMDYRPNKNNLIGCHNFYPHIHTGLGLKFFKKCTENFTKYGLRTAAFITSQAKNSFGPKPVTQGLPTLEMHRNLPLIVQFKHFIALETIDDIIISNCYPTDEELKEFKKVRKDMVSFSIELEKDVPEIEQKIIFDEFHFNRGDISENLIRSTNSRVKYKEHNFKIFNAPEIIKKGDIIIESSKFGHYAGELLIAKTEMKNTGKSNVVGKIADEEIFLIDYIKPWQKFSFVKK, from the coding sequence ATGAGAAAATTAGGAATTTCTATTTATCCTGGAAAGACAACTGAAGAAGAATTGATAAGTTATATTGATAAATCTTTTGATGCTGGCTTTAGCCGAATATTCAGTTGTCTGCTCTCTTCTACAGAAGATAAAGAAATAATTTTAAAAAAATTTAAAAAAATAAATTATTATGCTAAAGAAAAAGGATTTGAAATTATTCTGGATGTTAATCCAAAAGTTTTTGATGACTTAGGAATAAGTTATGATAATTTAGCATTTTTTAAGGAAATGGGAGCTGACGGGATTAGGCTGGATATTGGATTTACTGGATTGCAGGAAAGCATTATGACATTTAATAAAGAAAATTTAAAAATTGAAATAAATATGAGCAACGATACTCATTATATCGATACAATTATGGATTACCGCCCAAATAAAAATAATCTGATAGGATGCCATAACTTTTATCCTCACATCCACACAGGATTAGGCTTGAAATTTTTCAAAAAATGTACAGAAAATTTTACAAAATATGGATTACGAACAGCCGCATTTATAACTTCACAAGCTAAAAACAGTTTTGGCCCTAAGCCAGTAACACAAGGATTACCAACCTTGGAAATGCATCGTAATTTACCATTGATAGTTCAGTTCAAACATTTTATCGCATTAGAAACAATTGACGATATAATTATTTCAAACTGCTATCCAACTGATGAAGAATTAAAAGAATTTAAAAAAGTGCGTAAAGATATGGTAAGTTTCTCAATCGAGCTGGAAAAAGATGTTCCTGAGATAGAACAAAAAATAATTTTTGATGAATTTCACTTTAATAGAGGTGATATTTCTGAAAATCTAATCCGTTCTACAAATAGCCGTGTAAAATATAAAGAACATAATTTTAAAATTTTTAATGCCCCTGAAATAATAAAAAAGGGAGATATAATTATTGAAAGTAGCAAATTTGGACATTACGCAGGGGAACTTTTGATTGCAAAAACAGAAATGAAAAATACTGGAAAATCAAATGTTGTTGGAAAAATAGCAGATGAAGAAATATTTTTAATTGACTACATCAAACCTTGGCAAAAATTTTCTTTTGTAAAAAAATAA
- a CDS encoding PTS sugar transporter subunit IIC: MAVLEQLSIKMAKISEQRHLRAIRDGIVSTLPLIIVGSIFLILAFPPFPKEWAISVLAKKHAVQMLLPYRMTMFIMGLYAVMGIGYSLSKSYKLDGITGSILSVCAFLLTIMPKMINPIEVINQTIGGKAVQVIVEEGTKGSQFIQEDIGYALQMSRLGSAGLFVGIIAAIFAVEVYRMTTTTGFRIKMPEAVPESVARSFEALTPAAIIIFTLTILTYWLNIDLHDIIGSIIKPVLKFSDSWFSVILIVFMITFFWSFGIHGDSIVGSVVRPLWLMLLEQNATALANGQNIPHIAAEPLYQWFIWIGGSGTTIGFALLLLLKSKSTYGKTLGKAAILPSIFNINEPIIFGAPIVLNPTLLPPFIIVPIVNASITYFAMVAGLVNRVTSTPPWTLPGPIGAFLATNGDFRAVILNILLILISVVIYYPFFNAYEKKLLAEEHAEAQE; this comes from the coding sequence ATGGCAGTTTTAGAACAACTTTCAATAAAAATGGCAAAAATATCAGAACAAAGACATTTAAGGGCAATACGGGACGGTATAGTTTCCACATTGCCACTAATCATTGTCGGATCAATATTTTTAATTTTAGCGTTCCCACCTTTTCCAAAAGAATGGGCAATCTCAGTTTTAGCAAAAAAACATGCAGTACAAATGCTACTGCCCTACCGTATGACAATGTTCATAATGGGTCTTTATGCAGTTATGGGAATCGGTTACAGCCTTTCAAAATCGTATAAATTAGACGGAATCACAGGGTCAATCCTGTCAGTATGTGCATTTTTGCTTACAATTATGCCAAAAATGATTAATCCGATTGAAGTGATAAATCAAACTATCGGTGGAAAAGCGGTGCAGGTTATTGTTGAGGAAGGAACAAAAGGCTCTCAGTTTATTCAGGAAGATATTGGGTATGCCCTGCAAATGTCAAGATTAGGCTCCGCAGGCTTATTTGTAGGAATAATAGCGGCAATATTCGCAGTTGAAGTATATAGAATGACTACAACAACTGGATTTAGAATAAAAATGCCTGAAGCTGTTCCAGAATCAGTTGCACGCTCATTTGAAGCCTTAACTCCAGCGGCAATAATTATTTTTACATTGACAATTTTGACTTACTGGCTAAATATAGATTTGCACGATATAATAGGCTCAATTATAAAACCTGTTCTGAAATTTAGTGACTCTTGGTTTTCTGTAATCCTTATTGTATTTATGATTACGTTCTTCTGGAGCTTTGGAATTCATGGTGATTCAATTGTCGGATCTGTTGTACGTCCGTTGTGGCTTATGCTTCTTGAACAAAATGCCACAGCTTTGGCAAATGGACAAAATATTCCTCATATTGCGGCAGAACCCTTATATCAATGGTTTATCTGGATTGGCGGTTCAGGAACGACAATAGGATTTGCATTATTACTGCTACTTAAATCAAAATCAACTTACGGTAAGACACTAGGAAAAGCAGCAATCCTTCCTTCAATATTCAACATAAACGAGCCAATTATTTTTGGAGCTCCAATCGTATTGAATCCTACATTATTACCGCCTTTTATAATTGTTCCAATAGTTAATGCCTCTATCACTTATTTCGCAATGGTAGCAGGACTGGTAAACCGTGTAACTTCAACACCACCTTGGACTCTACCTGGACCAATAGGAGCATTTTTAGCAACAAATGGAGATTTTAGAGCTGTTATTTTAAATATACTTCTTATTTTAATTTCTGTTGTAATTTACTATCCTTTCTTTAATGCCTATGAGAAAAAATTATTGGCAGAAGAACATGCTGAAGCACAAGAATAA
- the lon gene encoding endopeptidase La: protein MQNKPFIATRELVVFPGVVTPIFIGRQSSLKSLEEAIARFDSKLILSAQKDANVEEPKFPEDIYETGVLVHVIQTVKMPNGNVKVLVEAKHRVLINQFPKDDNGVVYAEYEEIFSKPIDESKAEALKRRVIDEFSNYAQKTNKVLPDIIYNIKEISNIDKVFDLICTNLMVAVETKQELLEILDVEARAYKILSILEREIEIFMLEREIENRVKEQMAEVQKNYYLREKIKVMREEMGEGTDSDEELEELDQRVRDAKIPQELKDKLAKELSRMKKMPDFSAESSVIRTYLETVLELPWEVSTNDEIDIEKAEKILNEDHYGLEEVKERILEFLAIKKLNNTLKGSIICLVGPPGVGKTSLAHSVARSMNRKFTRISLGGVRDEAEIRGHRRTYVGAMPGRIINSLKQVGVNNPVMLFDEIDKMASDFRGDPASAMLEVLDPAQNNSFEDHYIDHTFDLSNVFFICTANDLGGIPGPLRDRMEIISIESYTEFEKLNIAKKYLIPQTQEENGLKEFKISFSDKAVMKIINEYTREAGVRNLRREIGKLFRKIAKEILVSKSKSKKISVSETKIKKYLGNAKFRADKVKEKEGKIGVVNGLAWTAVGGTTLEVQAVKMEGKGVLQLTGKLGDVMQESARVAYSYVRHIKNELGIKEKFNETTDVHLHFPEGAVPKDGPSAGITITTAIISVLTDKEVRQDVAMTGEITITGEVLAVGGIKEKVIGAHRVGIRDVVLPYDNKVDTEELPKEIADQMKFYFAKTYDDVKKIVFVEKKEVKKSKGVKKTFEKK, encoded by the coding sequence ATGCAAAATAAACCATTTATAGCAACAAGAGAATTAGTTGTATTTCCAGGTGTTGTAACTCCGATTTTTATTGGTAGGCAGTCAAGCCTGAAAAGCCTTGAAGAAGCAATAGCAAGATTTGACAGCAAACTAATTCTTTCGGCACAAAAAGATGCAAATGTAGAAGAGCCCAAATTTCCAGAAGATATTTATGAAACGGGAGTTTTAGTTCATGTTATACAGACGGTAAAAATGCCAAATGGAAATGTAAAGGTATTAGTTGAAGCTAAGCATAGAGTTTTAATTAACCAATTTCCAAAAGATGATAATGGTGTTGTTTATGCTGAATATGAAGAAATTTTTTCAAAGCCTATCGACGAAAGTAAAGCTGAAGCCTTGAAACGTAGAGTAATTGATGAATTTTCAAATTATGCACAAAAAACCAATAAAGTGTTGCCTGACATTATTTATAATATAAAAGAGATTAGCAATATTGACAAGGTTTTCGATTTGATTTGTACAAATCTGATGGTAGCAGTTGAAACAAAACAAGAATTATTGGAAATATTGGATGTGGAGGCAAGAGCATATAAAATTTTGAGTATTCTTGAAAGAGAAATTGAGATTTTTATGCTTGAACGTGAGATTGAAAATCGTGTAAAAGAACAAATGGCAGAAGTTCAGAAAAACTATTATTTACGTGAAAAAATTAAGGTGATGCGTGAAGAAATGGGAGAAGGAACTGATTCTGACGAGGAACTGGAGGAACTTGACCAAAGAGTTAGAGATGCAAAAATTCCTCAGGAGCTAAAAGATAAACTGGCAAAAGAGCTTTCAAGAATGAAGAAAATGCCAGATTTTTCTGCTGAATCTTCGGTAATCAGAACGTATCTTGAAACTGTACTTGAATTACCGTGGGAAGTTTCAACTAATGATGAAATTGATATTGAAAAAGCTGAAAAAATTCTGAATGAAGATCATTATGGATTGGAAGAAGTTAAGGAAAGAATATTAGAATTCTTGGCAATTAAAAAATTAAATAACACATTAAAAGGTTCGATTATCTGTCTTGTAGGACCTCCAGGTGTAGGGAAAACATCGCTTGCACATTCGGTAGCACGTTCGATGAACAGAAAATTCACAAGAATATCACTTGGTGGAGTAAGAGATGAAGCTGAAATTCGTGGACACAGAAGAACTTATGTAGGAGCAATGCCAGGAAGAATTATAAACTCATTGAAACAAGTTGGGGTAAATAATCCGGTAATGCTGTTTGATGAAATTGATAAAATGGCTTCTGACTTTAGAGGAGATCCTGCTTCAGCAATGCTGGAAGTTTTAGATCCTGCACAAAACAACTCATTTGAAGATCATTATATTGATCATACTTTTGACTTGTCAAACGTATTCTTCATTTGTACTGCAAATGATTTGGGAGGAATTCCAGGACCGCTTCGTGACAGAATGGAGATTATCTCAATCGAATCATACACAGAATTTGAAAAATTAAATATTGCAAAAAAATATTTAATACCCCAAACGCAAGAAGAAAACGGATTAAAGGAATTCAAAATTTCATTTTCTGATAAAGCAGTTATGAAAATTATAAATGAATACACAAGAGAAGCTGGAGTAAGAAATTTACGAAGAGAAATTGGTAAATTATTCAGAAAAATAGCAAAAGAAATACTTGTATCAAAATCTAAGAGCAAAAAAATCTCTGTTTCTGAAACAAAAATCAAGAAATATTTAGGAAATGCAAAATTCAGAGCAGATAAAGTCAAGGAAAAAGAAGGTAAAATTGGTGTTGTCAATGGACTTGCATGGACAGCAGTCGGAGGTACAACTCTAGAAGTGCAGGCAGTAAAAATGGAAGGAAAAGGTGTATTGCAGCTTACAGGAAAACTAGGAGATGTAATGCAGGAATCAGCTAGAGTGGCTTATTCTTACGTACGGCATATAAAAAATGAACTTGGAATCAAGGAAAAATTTAACGAGACAACAGATGTTCATTTACATTTTCCAGAAGGAGCAGTGCCGAAAGACGGACCATCAGCAGGAATTACAATTACAACAGCAATTATTTCAGTATTGACGGATAAGGAAGTTAGACAGGATGTTGCAATGACAGGAGAGATTACAATTACTGGAGAGGTTCTGGCAGTTGGCGGAATCAAGGAAAAGGTAATTGGGGCTCACAGAGTTGGTATAAGAGATGTAGTGCTTCCTTATGACAATAAAGTTGATACGGAGGAATTGCCAAAGGAAATTGCAGACCAGATGAAATTCTACTTTGCGAAAACTTATGATGATGTGAAAAAGATTGTTTTTGTAGAGAAGAAAGAAGTAAAGAAAAGTAAAGGTGTGAAAAAAACATTTGAGAAAAAATAA
- a CDS encoding 6-phospho-beta-glucosidase — MEKRDGIKIVTIGGGSSYTPELIEGFIKRIKELPVREIWLVDIEEGKEKLEIVGNLAKRMVEKAGIDCKVYLTLDRREAIKDADFVTTQFRVGLLDARIKDERIPFENGLLGQETNGAGGMFKAFRTIPVILDIVKDIKELAPDAWLINFTNPAGIVTEAVLNYGNFDKVVGLCNIPVHTQMDCASLYEKDISEFKFQFAGLNHFVWYKVWDKKGNELTSDLWDKRQDKENLGVKNIVSINYDYDQIKNLGMLPCDYHRYYYLQDEMLAEGLKSYEENGTRGEIVKRVEAELFELYKDVNLKEKPKQLEQRGGAYYSDAACELISAIYNDKGIIMAVNTRNKGAIVDLPYNSAVEISSYITANGPKPITFGKFPNAGQRGYIQLMKAMEELTVEAAVTGNYYTALQAFTTNPLVPGTTIGRKVLNELLDAHEKYLPQFKDYYENREKYQKGGK; from the coding sequence ATGGAAAAAAGGGATGGAATTAAAATTGTAACGATTGGTGGAGGCTCTAGCTATACTCCTGAACTGATAGAAGGATTCATTAAAAGGATAAAGGAATTGCCAGTAAGGGAAATATGGCTGGTTGATATTGAGGAAGGGAAAGAAAAATTAGAAATTGTTGGAAATTTGGCTAAAAGAATGGTGGAAAAGGCTGGTATTGACTGCAAGGTTTATTTGACGCTGGATAGAAGGGAAGCTATAAAAGATGCGGATTTTGTGACTACTCAGTTTCGTGTGGGACTGCTTGATGCGAGAATAAAAGATGAAAGAATACCATTTGAAAATGGACTTCTAGGACAGGAAACAAATGGGGCTGGGGGGATGTTCAAGGCATTTCGTACAATTCCTGTAATACTTGATATTGTAAAGGATATAAAGGAACTTGCTCCAGATGCCTGGCTTATTAATTTTACAAATCCTGCGGGAATTGTGACAGAAGCTGTACTAAATTATGGAAATTTTGACAAAGTTGTCGGACTTTGCAATATTCCTGTACATACTCAGATGGATTGTGCAAGCCTTTATGAAAAAGATATTAGCGAGTTTAAATTCCAATTTGCAGGGCTGAATCACTTTGTCTGGTACAAGGTATGGGACAAGAAAGGAAATGAGCTTACATCAGATTTATGGGACAAGAGACAGGATAAGGAAAATCTTGGCGTAAAAAATATTGTAAGCATAAATTACGATTATGATCAGATAAAAAATTTAGGAATGCTGCCTTGTGACTATCATAGATATTATTACTTACAGGATGAAATGCTGGCTGAGGGGCTAAAATCCTATGAAGAGAATGGAACAAGAGGAGAAATTGTTAAAAGAGTTGAAGCAGAACTTTTTGAACTTTATAAGGATGTAAATTTGAAGGAAAAACCTAAACAGCTTGAACAAAGAGGTGGCGCTTATTACTCTGATGCAGCCTGTGAATTAATTAGCGCTATCTACAATGACAAAGGCATAATAATGGCGGTAAATACTAGAAATAAAGGCGCTATCGTAGACTTACCGTATAATTCAGCTGTTGAAATTTCCTCATACATTACAGCAAACGGGCCTAAACCAATAACATTTGGTAAATTTCCAAATGCTGGGCAGAGAGGATATATTCAGCTAATGAAGGCAATGGAAGAACTTACTGTGGAAGCGGCTGTTACAGGAAATTATTACACCGCATTGCAGGCTTTCACTACAAATCCATTAGTTCCTGGAACTACAATTGGAAGAAAAGTTTTGAATGAACTGCTGGATGCACACGAAAAATATTTGCCACAGTTTAAGGATTATTATGAAAATAGAGAAAAATATCAAAAAGGAGGAAAATAA
- a CDS encoding PTS transporter subunit EIIC, with amino-acid sequence MDAKKTAKEIYEILGGKENITSNAVCMTRLRVKVKNEVDLEKLKKVDGVLNVVNAETLQIILGPGKVNAVGDEFSKLSGIALGFSDSNVKDIASENKKANKQKYNGPVQRFLQKIANIFVPLLPGIIASGLIMGLTNVINVATKNGYNTVWWFAAIRSIGFVMFGYLAIYVGMNAAKEFGGTAVLGGIMGSIFITNPALPLLLKVEDKSAVILPFTGKPFAPGMGGLLASLFMGIIVAYLEKNIRKIVPVMLDTFFTPLLTLIIGVFIALIIIQPLGTVVTGFIFTILDFSYKKLGILGGYILAAGFLPLVSVGLHQALTPIHTLLNDPTGPTKGINYLLPILMMAGGGQVGAGIAIYIKTKNQRLKNMVRDSIPVGILGIGEPLMYAVTLPLGKPFITACLGSGIGGVLAVLFHLGTISQGVSGLFGLLIVVPGSWIYFIIAMLGAYVGGFILTYLFGIDDEKIEEMYG; translated from the coding sequence ATGGATGCAAAAAAAACAGCAAAGGAAATTTATGAAATTTTAGGAGGCAAGGAAAACATTACTTCAAACGCAGTCTGCATGACAAGACTTAGAGTTAAAGTTAAAAATGAAGTAGATTTAGAAAAGTTAAAAAAAGTTGATGGCGTACTGAACGTAGTAAATGCTGAAACTTTACAGATAATACTAGGGCCTGGAAAAGTAAATGCAGTAGGAGATGAATTTTCAAAACTTAGTGGTATTGCTCTAGGATTTTCAGATAGTAACGTAAAGGATATAGCAAGTGAAAATAAGAAAGCAAATAAACAAAAATATAATGGTCCTGTCCAACGATTTCTTCAAAAAATTGCAAATATATTTGTACCTCTATTACCTGGAATAATCGCATCAGGATTAATAATGGGACTTACAAATGTTATAAATGTTGCAACAAAAAATGGTTATAATACAGTATGGTGGTTTGCTGCGATAAGAAGTATCGGATTTGTTATGTTTGGATATCTTGCAATTTATGTAGGAATGAACGCAGCAAAAGAATTTGGGGGAACTGCAGTGCTTGGTGGAATTATGGGATCAATATTTATCACAAATCCAGCCTTGCCTTTACTTCTTAAAGTAGAAGACAAGAGTGCAGTTATACTTCCTTTTACAGGTAAGCCTTTTGCACCTGGAATGGGAGGACTGCTTGCATCGTTATTTATGGGTATAATAGTCGCATATTTGGAAAAAAATATAAGAAAGATAGTTCCTGTAATGCTTGATACATTTTTTACTCCTCTTTTAACTTTAATAATAGGTGTATTTATAGCCCTAATAATAATTCAGCCTTTAGGAACTGTTGTAACGGGCTTCATATTCACTATTCTTGATTTCTCATATAAGAAGTTAGGAATATTGGGAGGATATATATTGGCAGCTGGATTCCTTCCTTTAGTTTCAGTTGGACTACATCAAGCTTTAACTCCTATACACACCTTACTTAATGATCCGACAGGCCCTACAAAAGGAATTAACTATCTGCTTCCTATACTTATGATGGCAGGAGGAGGACAAGTTGGCGCAGGAATTGCAATTTATATAAAAACTAAGAATCAACGGCTTAAAAATATGGTAAGAGATTCTATTCCTGTTGGAATTCTTGGAATTGGCGAACCATTAATGTATGCTGTAACTTTACCATTAGGAAAACCTTTTATTACAGCTTGCTTAGGGTCTGGAATTGGCGGAGTTCTTGCTGTTCTATTTCATTTAGGAACAATTTCTCAAGGTGTTTCAGGTTTATTTGGACTACTTATTGTTGTTCCTGGATCTTGGATTTACTTTATAATCGCAATGCTTGGAGCATATGTAGGAGGATTTATACTGACTTATCTATTCGGAATTGATGATGAAAAGATTGAAGAAATGTATGGATAA